Proteins encoded within one genomic window of Jiangella mangrovi:
- the rpsA gene encoding 30S ribosomal protein S1 — MAQRSKGPGARSYHRTLSGVPFHMTSSIEAETPTSTAPRTTTQVAVNDIGSEEAFLAAIDETIKYFNDGDIVSGTVVKVDRDEVLLDIGYKTEGVIPSRELSIKHDVDPSEVVSVGDDVEALVLQKEDKEGRLILSKKRAQYERAWGKIEEIKEADGVVSGTVIEVVKGGLILDIGLRGFLPASLVEMRRVRDLQPYVGKEIEAKIIELDKNRNNVVLSRRAWLEQTQSEVRSTFLQTLQKGQIRSGVVSSIVNFGAFVDLGGVDGLVHVSELSWKHIDHPSEVVEVGQEVTVEVLDVDMDRERVSLSLKATLEDPWQQFARIHQIGQIVPGKVTKLVPFGAFVRVEDGIEGLVHISELAERHVEVPEQVVTVGKDVMVKVIDIDLERRRISLSLKQANEGDTAAHVSEHFDPTLYGMAADYDAEGNYKYPEGFDPETNDWLEGYEKQREEWERQYAEAHARWEAHKTQIESAQEADAEAKADNPSSYSSGSTEEEGPGTLASDEALQALREKLTGN, encoded by the coding sequence ATGGCACAGCGATCCAAGGGTCCTGGCGCGCGAAGCTACCACCGAACCTTGTCCGGAGTCCCCTTCCACATGACGAGCAGCATCGAGGCCGAGACGCCTACCTCGACGGCCCCCAGGACGACCACGCAGGTCGCCGTCAACGACATCGGGTCCGAGGAAGCCTTCCTCGCCGCGATCGACGAGACCATCAAGTACTTCAATGACGGCGATATCGTTTCCGGTACCGTCGTCAAGGTCGACCGGGACGAAGTCCTACTCGACATCGGCTACAAGACCGAGGGTGTCATTCCCTCGCGCGAGCTTTCCATCAAGCACGACGTCGACCCCTCCGAGGTCGTGTCGGTCGGTGACGACGTCGAGGCCCTCGTCCTGCAGAAGGAGGACAAGGAAGGCCGCCTGATCCTGTCCAAGAAGCGCGCGCAGTACGAGCGTGCCTGGGGCAAGATCGAGGAGATCAAGGAGGCCGACGGCGTCGTTTCCGGCACCGTCATCGAGGTCGTCAAGGGCGGCCTCATCCTCGACATCGGTCTCCGTGGCTTCCTGCCCGCCTCGCTGGTCGAGATGCGCCGGGTCCGCGACCTCCAGCCGTACGTCGGCAAGGAGATCGAGGCCAAGATCATCGAGCTGGACAAGAACCGCAACAACGTGGTCCTGTCCCGCCGGGCGTGGCTCGAGCAGACCCAGTCCGAGGTCCGGTCGACCTTCCTGCAGACGCTGCAGAAGGGCCAGATCCGCTCCGGCGTGGTCTCCTCGATCGTCAACTTCGGTGCGTTCGTCGACCTCGGCGGCGTCGACGGTCTGGTGCACGTCTCGGAGCTCTCCTGGAAGCACATCGACCACCCGTCCGAGGTGGTCGAGGTCGGCCAGGAGGTCACCGTCGAGGTGCTCGACGTCGACATGGACCGCGAGCGCGTCTCGCTGTCGCTCAAGGCCACCCTCGAGGACCCGTGGCAGCAGTTCGCCCGGATCCACCAGATCGGCCAGATCGTGCCCGGCAAGGTCACCAAGCTCGTCCCGTTCGGCGCGTTCGTCCGCGTCGAGGACGGCATCGAGGGCCTCGTGCACATCTCCGAGCTGGCCGAGCGCCACGTCGAGGTGCCCGAGCAGGTCGTCACGGTCGGCAAGGACGTCATGGTCAAGGTCATCGACATCGACCTCGAGCGTCGCCGCATCTCGCTGTCGCTGAAGCAGGCCAACGAGGGCGACACCGCCGCGCACGTCAGCGAGCACTTCGACCCGACGCTGTACGGCATGGCGGCCGACTACGACGCCGAGGGGAACTACAAGTACCCCGAGGGCTTCGACCCCGAGACCAACGACTGGCTCGAGGGCTACGAGAAGCAGCGCGAGGAGTGGGAGCGGCAGTACGCCGAGGCCCACGCCCGCTGGGAAGCGCACAAGACGCAGATCGAGAGCGCGCAGGAGGCCGACGCCGAGGCGAAGGCCGACAACCCGTCCTCGTACTCCTCGGGCAGCACCGAGGAGGAGGGCCCCGGCACGCTGGCGTCCGACGAGGCGCTGCAGGCGCTGCGCGAGAAGCTCACCGGCAACTGA
- a CDS encoding type 1 glutamine amidotransferase domain-containing protein, which translates to MAERIDGARVAVLVANEGVEQVELTEPWTAIENAGGHPSLIAPQPGEVQAFNHLDKADTFQVDRAVGEANPDDYDALMLPGGVANPDQLRTSPEAVAFVRAMFAAGKPVAAICHAPWTLVEAGVVSGRTLTSWPSLRTDLRNAGATWVDEEVVTDQGLVTSRKPDDLPAFCAKMVEEFAEGRHAAQASSV; encoded by the coding sequence ATGGCCGAGCGAATCGACGGCGCGAGGGTCGCGGTCCTCGTCGCGAACGAAGGGGTCGAGCAGGTCGAGCTGACCGAGCCGTGGACGGCGATCGAGAACGCCGGCGGACACCCGTCGCTGATCGCGCCGCAGCCCGGCGAGGTACAGGCCTTCAACCACCTCGACAAGGCCGACACGTTCCAGGTCGACCGCGCCGTGGGCGAGGCGAACCCGGACGACTACGACGCGCTCATGCTGCCCGGCGGGGTGGCGAACCCGGACCAGTTGCGGACCTCGCCCGAGGCCGTCGCGTTCGTGCGGGCGATGTTTGCCGCGGGCAAGCCGGTCGCGGCGATCTGCCACGCCCCGTGGACGCTGGTCGAGGCCGGCGTCGTCAGCGGCCGCACGCTGACGTCGTGGCCCAGCCTGCGGACCGACCTGCGCAACGCCGGCGCCACCTGGGTCGACGAGGAGGTCGTCACCGACCAGGGCCTGGTCACCAGCCGCAAGCCCGACGACCTTCCCGCCTTCTGCGCGAAGATGGTCGAGGAGTTCGCCGAGGGCCGGCACGCCGCCCAGGCCTCGTCGGTCTGA
- a CDS encoding porin PorA family protein, producing MRRSIGLVLVGLGVLMLVLAPLSRWYAYPRLAVVPNDVAERVSTGSDVTVLDLGAVVRQEAEVERVTDVRSVRRIIPDQGESSGDTAVWDTSVTNFDALGEGATPEENVLSYYEERVAFDRHSSESVDGNDQYYTPTGERADRVEVDHEGYYFKLPFGVEQRSYPFWDSTIQETRPMEFQSETTLEGLPVYVFQQVIEPTPVSALEIPGALFGQAGSIVADRIYSTTRTLWVEPQTGAIIKGQEEQDSYLDFEGTRGPTIVQGTLAYTGEQVTANVDEYASSAEQLELARDTIPVSAAAAGGVLMILGLVLARRRSYDGKRRAPLPEDDGVSGGFGGGGSVAGAGREAGIVAGSTVMSRAAEEQLARQRPQTRSPEPVRSYEPPRVAPYEAPRYDDVYTRRQLGEPVAGSNRDEAAVQRQYEPRTPQYAQPAESVVEETPAAPSAASAADPAEATGKPRTRADRIAAAMAEPAAPAAPAAQPPATPPTEQAGEQPPAGEPKPLPRRPQASAVRPPVGRPHVQPVVEPTQRDAALERTRSDLARLEQARAELARFAEEHPDLAGDAAATPDSAATSTPSAPEPAPELAPERRPAAESRPATPAQSGRRRARDDDGLFDEFDEDGQSAGSLHRY from the coding sequence ATGCGGCGCAGTATCGGCCTGGTCCTGGTGGGCCTGGGCGTGTTGATGTTGGTACTCGCGCCGCTGTCCCGCTGGTACGCCTACCCGAGGCTGGCGGTCGTCCCCAACGACGTCGCCGAGCGGGTGTCGACGGGGTCCGACGTCACCGTCCTCGACCTCGGCGCCGTCGTGCGGCAGGAGGCCGAGGTCGAGCGGGTCACCGACGTGCGCTCCGTGCGCCGCATCATTCCCGACCAGGGCGAGAGCAGCGGCGACACCGCCGTCTGGGACACCAGCGTCACCAACTTCGACGCGCTCGGCGAGGGTGCGACCCCCGAGGAGAACGTCCTCTCGTACTACGAGGAGCGGGTCGCCTTCGACCGCCACTCGTCGGAGTCCGTCGACGGCAACGACCAGTACTACACGCCCACCGGCGAGCGCGCCGACCGCGTCGAGGTCGACCACGAGGGCTACTACTTCAAGCTCCCCTTCGGGGTCGAGCAGCGGTCGTACCCGTTCTGGGACTCCACGATCCAAGAGACCCGGCCCATGGAGTTCCAGAGCGAGACCACCCTCGAGGGCCTGCCGGTCTACGTGTTCCAGCAGGTCATCGAGCCGACGCCGGTGTCGGCGCTCGAGATCCCGGGCGCGCTGTTCGGTCAGGCCGGGTCCATCGTCGCCGACCGCATCTACAGCACCACCCGCACCCTCTGGGTCGAGCCGCAGACCGGCGCGATCATCAAGGGCCAGGAGGAGCAGGACTCCTACCTCGACTTCGAGGGCACCCGCGGCCCGACCATCGTCCAGGGCACGCTCGCCTACACCGGCGAGCAGGTCACCGCCAACGTCGACGAGTACGCCTCCAGCGCCGAACAGCTCGAGCTCGCCCGCGACACCATCCCCGTCTCGGCCGCGGCCGCCGGCGGCGTGCTGATGATCCTCGGGCTGGTGCTCGCCCGGCGCCGCTCCTACGACGGCAAGCGCCGTGCGCCCCTTCCCGAGGACGACGGTGTCAGCGGCGGCTTCGGCGGTGGTGGCTCCGTCGCTGGTGCTGGGCGGGAGGCCGGGATCGTCGCCGGGTCGACGGTGATGAGCCGGGCCGCCGAGGAGCAGCTCGCCCGCCAGCGGCCGCAGACCCGCAGCCCCGAGCCGGTCCGCTCCTACGAGCCGCCGCGGGTCGCCCCCTACGAGGCGCCCCGCTACGACGACGTCTACACGCGCCGCCAGCTCGGTGAGCCGGTCGCCGGCTCGAACCGCGACGAGGCGGCAGTTCAGCGCCAGTACGAACCGCGGACGCCGCAGTACGCGCAGCCCGCCGAGTCCGTCGTCGAGGAGACGCCGGCCGCTCCCTCGGCCGCGTCCGCCGCGGACCCGGCCGAGGCGACCGGCAAGCCGCGCACCCGCGCCGACCGGATCGCCGCCGCCATGGCCGAGCCGGCGGCGCCCGCCGCCCCGGCCGCCCAGCCGCCCGCGACGCCGCCGACTGAGCAGGCGGGGGAGCAGCCGCCCGCCGGTGAGCCCAAGCCGCTGCCGCGCCGGCCGCAGGCGTCCGCCGTCCGGCCGCCCGTGGGCCGTCCGCACGTGCAGCCGGTCGTCGAACCCACCCAGCGCGACGCCGCGCTCGAGCGCACCCGCTCCGACCTCGCCCGGCTCGAGCAGGCCCGCGCGGAGCTGGCCCGGTTCGCCGAGGAGCACCCCGACCTCGCCGGAGACGCCGCGGCGACCCCCGACTCGGCCGCCACGTCGACGCCGTCGGCCCCCGAACCCGCCCCCGAACTCGCCCCCGAGCGGCGGCCCGCCGCCGAGTCCCGGCCCGCCACGCCCGCGCAGTCCGGCCGCCGCCGCGCCCGCGACGACGACGGCCTGTTCGACGAGTTCGACGAGGACGGCCAGTCCGCGGGCAGCCTGCACCGCTACTGA
- a CDS encoding class I SAM-dependent methyltransferase has translation MRGSLVLDVGGGPGYFRDAFRGAGARYISVDSDLGELSARGRPEPGAVMGSGMALPIRDGAADVCYSSNVLEHVPDPWTMGEEMLRVTRPGGIVFLSFTVWLSPWGGHETAPWHYLGGESAARRYARRTGHDPKNRYGTSLFPVSVSDALLWARHTPSGELVEAFPRYHPWWARGLVRVPGLRELATWNLAVVLRRR, from the coding sequence TTGCGCGGATCGCTGGTCCTCGACGTCGGTGGCGGCCCGGGGTATTTCCGCGACGCGTTCCGCGGCGCGGGCGCCCGCTACATCTCCGTCGACAGCGACCTCGGCGAGCTGTCCGCCCGCGGCCGGCCCGAGCCGGGCGCCGTCATGGGCAGCGGCATGGCCCTGCCGATCCGCGACGGCGCCGCCGACGTCTGCTACTCGTCCAACGTCCTCGAGCACGTCCCGGACCCGTGGACCATGGGCGAGGAGATGCTGCGGGTGACCCGTCCCGGCGGCATCGTGTTCCTGTCGTTCACCGTCTGGCTGTCGCCGTGGGGCGGGCACGAGACCGCGCCCTGGCACTACCTCGGCGGCGAGTCCGCGGCGCGCCGGTACGCCCGGCGCACCGGCCACGACCCGAAGAATCGCTACGGCACCAGCCTGTTCCCGGTCTCGGTCTCCGACGCGCTGCTCTGGGCGCGGCACACCCCCAGCGGCGAGCTGGTCGAGGCGTTCCCGCGCTACCACCCGTGGTGGGCGCGCGGCCTCGTGCGCGTGCCGGGCCTGCGCGAGCTGGCGACGTGGAACCTCGCGGTGGTGCTGCGCCGCCGATGA
- a CDS encoding TIGR03557 family F420-dependent LLM class oxidoreductase — MPSQYWVQLATEQFGPSSLVDQAQAAERAGFDAVNLSDHYQPWWEPGESPQAWVVLGAIAHATARIPLGTGVTAPVFRYNPAVVAQAFATLESLAPGRAFLGLGSGESLNETPCGMNWPPPDEQLDRLGEALAIITGLLDGERVEFEGQWFRTVGAVLHTRPSRRVPVYVSAFGSQAAGLAARFGDGLWTLADPEQAPSVIDAYRGACDDLGKEPGEIILQAGFSWAPDDSAAFEAARVWKGAQPPDHYSDDWHDPDAMYRHGEETVSDEEFAAAYILSSDPSAHVERIREVERLGATVVCLQNASGAAPVEALGVYGERVLPALRGG; from the coding sequence ATGCCGTCGCAGTACTGGGTCCAGCTCGCCACCGAGCAGTTCGGCCCGTCGTCGCTGGTCGACCAGGCGCAGGCGGCCGAGCGGGCCGGCTTCGACGCCGTCAACCTCAGCGACCATTACCAGCCGTGGTGGGAGCCGGGGGAGTCGCCGCAGGCCTGGGTCGTGCTCGGCGCCATCGCGCACGCGACGGCGCGGATCCCGCTGGGCACCGGCGTGACGGCGCCGGTGTTCCGGTACAACCCGGCCGTCGTGGCGCAGGCGTTCGCGACGCTCGAGTCGCTGGCGCCCGGGCGAGCCTTCCTCGGCCTCGGGTCCGGCGAGAGTCTCAACGAGACGCCGTGCGGAATGAACTGGCCGCCGCCGGACGAGCAGCTGGACCGGCTGGGCGAGGCGCTGGCGATCATCACCGGGCTGTTGGACGGTGAGCGGGTGGAGTTCGAGGGGCAGTGGTTCCGCACCGTCGGCGCCGTCCTGCACACCCGGCCGTCGCGGCGGGTGCCCGTGTACGTGTCCGCGTTCGGCTCGCAGGCGGCCGGGCTGGCCGCGCGGTTCGGGGACGGCCTGTGGACGCTGGCGGACCCGGAGCAGGCGCCGTCGGTCATCGACGCCTACCGCGGTGCCTGCGACGACCTCGGCAAGGAACCGGGCGAGATCATCCTGCAGGCCGGGTTCTCCTGGGCTCCCGACGACTCGGCCGCGTTCGAGGCCGCGCGGGTCTGGAAGGGCGCCCAGCCACCCGACCACTATTCCGACGACTGGCACGACCCCGACGCCATGTACCGGCACGGCGAGGAGACCGTCTCCGACGAGGAGTTCGCGGCCGCCTACATCCTGTCGTCGGACCCGTCGGCGCACGTCGAGCGCATCCGCGAGGTCGAGCGGCTCGGCGCGACGGTGGTGTGCCTGCAGAACGCGTCCGGTGCGGCGCCGGTCGAGGCACTGGGGGTCTACGGGGAGCGGGTGCTTCCGGCGCTGCGGGGCGGGTGA
- a CDS encoding alpha-(1->3)-arabinofuranosyltransferase has protein sequence MTAHRSRAPRRLPAWRAYLVVCCLGLVALAFRQAPGQIVPDTKLDLTADPAGFLQRALHLWEPAAAFGQLQNQAYGYLWPMGPLHLAGDLAGLPAWVVQRLWWSLILVAAFLGVVKLAGEMGIGRTWTRLLGGMVYALAPRILVSLGAVSVEAWPTALAPWALIPLVRAWRGGPVVRNAALSALAVLCMGGVNAAATAAAVVPAGLWLLLASHWPGRWRFAAWWVGCCAAVTVWWWVPLLLLGSHSPPFLDWIETAGNTTQHTSLIEVLRGNDHWLSYLAVAGGPQWPAGWLLASEPVLILHTVLIAAIGLGGLARRDMPGRRVFLTAAVLGLALVSAGYVGAAAGPLAATVRELLDGPLAPFRNVHKFDVVLRLPLALGLAHALASLRVPAISVRRFSALVVGLSLVVIAGVATPALAGRLPQAGSYDAVPDYWHDASAWLDDHAGTGRALLVPGASFGEYTWGAPRDEPLQALGDTPWAVRDSVPLSSAGNIRLLDAVETRIAAGEGGAGVVEALRRAGVTHLVVRNDLDRSRTDAPRPALVHQAVADLPGAERVATFGPQVGADDDPSSASDSRLDVEYPAIEIYAVADPETEEHRVRAYPLDGSVRMSGGPESLLTAGDAGVLDGRAVFVAGDGAGIADPHPVPVVTDGLRRRAVWFGASRDNTTETLRAGDDGGLGRVVRDFLPSPEARSSGEGANEMDDAARETVAVVDGIESVTASSAGSDPRATMARGAENSPWAAVDGDTGTSWVSGEYGSAVGQWLELRFDEPRDVTSVELTPLAGGPVSAPMRRVAVQTDTGVLESDLSPSGAQVLAVPSGETSTLRVTVVAVGEGTVSGVGIRELTVPGLDVTRTLRVPSVSGADLGGGVDGDPAPATLVFAAADGRRGECVATRSGDSRVDRCARQLARPGEENGALRRRVELAAAADYEAELTARPRPGRTLEELIDADLAMVATASSRAVSDPLGRPQAAVDHDPGTGWVAAPDDDAPTLTLTWGPRRTIEGLRLEVEPWLAASRPSLVEVRAGDARFQASVDGDGTVTFPEPVRTDELSVQIVEVAEVEDRDPSFGLRSVLPAGLSEVRVLGADDLRLPVDEAREVTIACGDGPALVVDGEPVTTRIVTTAGDLLHGRRLEVRPCGDGRGPVALDEGTHDVVFATSAGVRPESVTLRPATEPPAAPSGLDITVQTWDATDREVVVPAREEPAVLAVAENLNTGWEATLNGESLEAVRLDGWSQGFVLPVGAAGVVRLSYAPDRPYQWALLAGLGAVLLVGVLAWRGTRVPPLPPSPSPVPAQRVSSDAVGAPAYVGRRARRTVPLGAEEEPPRPALRPPVPARPLARHRRQRAAPVIVLGAAVLFLLGGPAGLAAAAVGAVVLLAGPGRPWLTRLAPGLAAGAVLLAGFVVALRPWPGPDPGAHSALAQGLVLVGVALAVIGSVAWQRAGSVPEGGDEYVTIDAMFDPSANGSGNGSGNGSANGSGPAGYRPKVRTPEPESGREASWPSESTARGSRSSSRTKGSSRSS, from the coding sequence ATGACAGCCCACCGCAGCAGGGCGCCGCGCCGCCTGCCCGCATGGCGGGCGTACCTGGTCGTGTGTTGCCTGGGCCTGGTCGCCCTGGCCTTCCGGCAGGCGCCGGGGCAGATCGTCCCGGACACCAAGCTCGACCTCACCGCCGACCCCGCCGGGTTCCTGCAGCGCGCCCTGCACCTGTGGGAGCCGGCCGCCGCGTTCGGACAGCTGCAGAACCAGGCCTACGGCTACCTGTGGCCCATGGGCCCGCTGCACCTGGCCGGCGACCTCGCCGGGCTGCCCGCCTGGGTGGTGCAGCGGCTGTGGTGGTCGCTGATCCTGGTCGCGGCGTTCCTCGGCGTGGTCAAGCTGGCCGGCGAGATGGGCATCGGGCGGACGTGGACCCGGCTGCTCGGCGGCATGGTGTACGCGCTGGCGCCGCGGATCCTGGTGTCGCTCGGTGCGGTGTCGGTCGAGGCCTGGCCGACGGCGCTCGCCCCGTGGGCGCTCATCCCGCTGGTGCGGGCCTGGCGCGGCGGACCCGTCGTCCGGAACGCGGCGCTGTCGGCGCTCGCCGTCCTGTGCATGGGCGGGGTGAACGCGGCCGCCACCGCTGCCGCCGTCGTCCCCGCCGGGCTCTGGCTGCTGCTGGCGTCGCACTGGCCCGGTCGGTGGCGGTTCGCGGCGTGGTGGGTGGGCTGCTGCGCTGCCGTGACGGTGTGGTGGTGGGTGCCGCTGCTGTTGCTGGGGTCGCACAGCCCGCCGTTCCTCGACTGGATCGAGACGGCCGGCAACACCACCCAGCACACGTCGCTGATCGAGGTGCTGCGCGGCAACGACCACTGGCTGTCCTACCTGGCGGTGGCCGGTGGGCCGCAGTGGCCGGCCGGCTGGCTGCTGGCCAGCGAGCCGGTGCTGATCCTGCACACGGTGCTCATCGCGGCCATCGGGCTGGGCGGGCTGGCGCGACGGGACATGCCCGGCCGGCGGGTGTTCCTGACGGCGGCCGTGCTCGGCCTGGCGCTGGTGTCGGCGGGCTACGTCGGCGCGGCGGCCGGGCCGCTGGCGGCGACGGTGCGCGAGCTGCTCGACGGGCCGCTGGCGCCGTTCCGCAACGTGCACAAGTTCGACGTCGTGCTGCGGCTGCCTCTCGCGCTGGGGCTGGCGCACGCGCTGGCGTCGCTTCGGGTCCCGGCGATCTCGGTCCGCCGGTTCAGCGCGCTGGTCGTCGGGCTGTCGCTGGTGGTCATCGCCGGGGTGGCGACGCCGGCTCTGGCCGGGCGGCTGCCGCAGGCCGGGTCGTATGACGCCGTTCCGGACTACTGGCACGACGCCTCGGCCTGGCTCGACGACCACGCCGGCACCGGCCGCGCGCTGCTGGTGCCCGGCGCGTCGTTCGGCGAGTACACATGGGGCGCCCCGCGCGACGAGCCGCTGCAGGCCCTCGGCGACACCCCGTGGGCGGTGCGCGACTCCGTCCCGCTGTCGTCGGCGGGGAACATCCGGCTGCTCGACGCCGTCGAGACCCGCATCGCGGCCGGCGAGGGCGGCGCCGGCGTCGTCGAGGCGCTGCGCCGCGCGGGCGTCACCCACCTCGTCGTCCGCAACGACCTCGACCGGTCCCGCACCGACGCCCCGCGCCCGGCGCTCGTGCACCAGGCCGTCGCCGACCTCCCCGGCGCGGAGCGCGTGGCGACGTTCGGCCCGCAGGTCGGCGCCGACGACGATCCCTCCTCCGCCTCGGACTCGCGCCTCGACGTCGAGTACCCGGCGATCGAGATCTACGCCGTCGCCGACCCCGAGACCGAGGAGCACCGCGTCCGCGCCTACCCGCTGGACGGCTCGGTGCGGATGTCCGGCGGGCCGGAGTCGCTGCTGACGGCCGGCGACGCGGGCGTGCTCGACGGCCGCGCGGTGTTCGTGGCCGGCGACGGCGCCGGGATCGCCGACCCGCACCCGGTCCCCGTCGTCACCGACGGCCTGCGCCGCCGCGCCGTCTGGTTCGGCGCCAGCCGCGACAACACCACCGAGACGCTGCGGGCAGGCGACGACGGCGGGTTGGGCCGGGTCGTGCGCGACTTCCTACCGTCGCCCGAGGCGCGCTCCTCAGGTGAGGGCGCGAATGAGATGGACGACGCGGCCCGCGAGACGGTCGCCGTCGTCGACGGGATCGAGTCCGTGACCGCCTCGTCGGCCGGGTCCGACCCGCGCGCCACCATGGCGCGCGGCGCCGAGAACTCGCCTTGGGCCGCCGTCGACGGCGACACCGGTACCAGCTGGGTGTCGGGGGAGTACGGCAGCGCCGTCGGCCAGTGGCTGGAGCTGCGCTTCGACGAGCCGCGCGACGTCACGTCGGTGGAGCTGACGCCGCTCGCCGGCGGCCCGGTCAGCGCGCCGATGCGGCGGGTCGCCGTCCAGACCGACACCGGCGTCCTCGAGAGCGACCTGAGCCCCAGCGGCGCGCAGGTGCTCGCCGTCCCGTCCGGAGAGACCAGCACGCTGCGGGTCACCGTCGTCGCCGTCGGCGAGGGCACCGTCAGCGGCGTCGGCATCCGCGAGCTCACCGTTCCCGGCCTCGACGTGACCCGGACGCTGCGGGTCCCGTCGGTGTCCGGGGCCGACCTCGGCGGCGGCGTCGACGGGGACCCCGCGCCCGCGACGCTGGTCTTCGCGGCCGCCGACGGACGGCGTGGCGAGTGCGTCGCGACCCGCTCCGGCGACAGCCGGGTCGACCGGTGCGCCCGGCAGCTGGCCCGGCCCGGGGAGGAGAACGGCGCGCTGCGCCGGCGGGTCGAGCTCGCCGCCGCCGCGGACTACGAGGCGGAGCTGACCGCGCGGCCGCGGCCCGGCCGGACGCTGGAGGAGCTGATCGACGCCGACCTCGCGATGGTCGCGACGGCCAGCTCGCGCGCGGTGTCCGACCCGCTCGGCCGGCCCCAGGCCGCCGTCGACCACGACCCCGGCACCGGCTGGGTGGCCGCTCCCGACGACGACGCCCCGACGCTGACCCTCACCTGGGGGCCGCGGCGCACGATCGAGGGGCTGCGACTCGAGGTGGAGCCATGGCTGGCGGCGTCGCGGCCGAGCCTGGTCGAGGTGCGGGCCGGCGACGCGCGGTTCCAGGCGAGCGTCGACGGCGACGGCACCGTCACGTTCCCCGAGCCGGTGCGCACCGACGAGCTCAGCGTCCAGATCGTCGAGGTCGCGGAGGTCGAGGACCGCGACCCGTCGTTCGGGCTGCGCTCGGTGCTCCCCGCCGGCCTCTCCGAGGTGCGCGTCCTCGGCGCCGACGACCTGCGGCTGCCGGTCGATGAGGCGCGCGAGGTCACCATCGCGTGCGGCGACGGCCCCGCGCTGGTGGTCGACGGCGAGCCGGTGACGACCCGCATCGTCACCACCGCCGGCGACCTCCTGCACGGACGGCGGCTCGAGGTGCGGCCGTGCGGCGACGGCCGCGGTCCCGTCGCGCTGGACGAGGGGACGCACGACGTCGTCTTCGCGACCAGCGCCGGGGTGCGGCCGGAGTCGGTGACGCTGCGGCCGGCGACGGAGCCGCCCGCGGCGCCGTCCGGGCTCGACATCACCGTCCAGACCTGGGACGCGACGGATCGCGAGGTCGTCGTCCCGGCCCGCGAGGAGCCCGCCGTCCTCGCCGTCGCCGAGAACCTCAACACCGGCTGGGAGGCGACGCTGAACGGCGAGTCCCTCGAGGCGGTCCGGCTGGACGGCTGGTCGCAGGGGTTCGTGCTGCCGGTCGGCGCCGCCGGGGTGGTGCGGCTGAGCTACGCGCCCGACCGGCCGTACCAGTGGGCGCTGCTGGCCGGGCTGGGCGCCGTCCTGCTGGTCGGCGTGCTTGCCTGGCGCGGTACCCGGGTACCGCCGCTGCCGCCGTCGCCGTCGCCCGTGCCCGCCCAGCGGGTGTCGTCGGACGCCGTCGGGGCGCCCGCCTATGTGGGCCGCCGGGCCCGCCGGACGGTCCCGCTCGGGGCGGAGGAGGAGCCGCCGCGACCGGCGTTGCGGCCGCCCGTCCCCGCCCGGCCGCTGGCCCGGCACCGGCGGCAGCGCGCCGCGCCCGTGATCGTGCTCGGCGCGGCGGTGCTGTTCCTGCTGGGCGGCCCGGCGGGACTGGCGGCCGCCGCCGTCGGCGCCGTCGTCCTGCTCGCCGGACCGGGCCGGCCCTGGCTGACCCGCCTCGCGCCCGGGCTGGCCGCGGGCGCCGTCCTGCTCGCCGGGTTCGTGGTCGCGCTGCGGCCCTGGCCCGGCCCGGACCCGGGCGCCCACTCGGCTCTGGCGCAGGGGCTCGTGCTCGTAGGGGTGGCGCTCGCCGTCATCGGCTCCGTGGCCTGGCAGCGAGCGGGCTCCGTCCCCGAGGGCGGCGACGAGTACGTGACCATCGACGCGATGTTCGACCCCTCCGCGAACGGCTCCGGAAACGGCTCCGGGAACGGCTCCGCGAATGGCTCCGGACCGGCCGGGTACCGGCCGAAGGTCAGGACACCGGAGCCCGAGAGTGGGAGGGAAGCCTCATGGCCGAGCGAATCGACGGCGCGAGGGTCGCGGTCCTCGTCGCGAACGAAGGGGTCGAGCAGGTCGAGCTGA